The following are from one region of the Amedibacterium intestinale genome:
- a CDS encoding amino acid ABC transporter permease, with translation MVILFNIPEGTGMLGKSLLILQEYYPLFWYGVKITLLLSMLGTIFGLVLGLILGGARSVVIEERDALPVKIIKKIIHGFVALYVWFFRGTPMMVQAMFFYYSLKPIIGWTPLVAGVTIISVNTGAYMAEIIRSGIQSVDKGQIEGARSLGMTNTQTMMNIVLPQAIRNSFPSIGNEFIVNIKDSSMLNVISLSDLYFQSSSIAGSVGLFMETFLITCAVYLILTSFATMILNYVEKKMNTQKNGFDQKAGEA, from the coding sequence ATGGTTATCTTATTTAATATACCTGAAGGAACAGGGATGCTTGGTAAATCCTTGCTGATATTGCAAGAGTATTATCCATTGTTCTGGTATGGGGTTAAAATTACATTATTATTATCAATGCTAGGTACGATCTTTGGACTTGTTTTAGGACTTATCTTAGGCGGTGCCAGATCTGTTGTTATAGAAGAAAGAGATGCTCTTCCTGTAAAAATTATCAAAAAAATAATACATGGTTTTGTAGCACTTTATGTTTGGTTTTTTAGGGGTACGCCAATGATGGTGCAGGCAATGTTCTTTTATTACTCATTAAAACCAATCATCGGATGGACGCCATTAGTTGCTGGTGTAACTATTATTTCGGTAAACACTGGGGCATATATGGCAGAAATAATTCGATCTGGGATTCAGTCTGTTGATAAAGGACAGATTGAAGGAGCTAGAAGTTTAGGTATGACGAATACACAAACAATGATGAATATTGTTTTACCGCAGGCAATTCGTAATTCTTTCCCATCCATTGGTAATGAATTTATAGTTAATATTAAAGATAGCTCTATGTTAAATGTAATTAGTCTTTCAGATTTATATTTTCAATCAAGTTCTATAGCTGGAAGTGTTGGCTTATTCATGGAAACATTCTTGATTACTTGTGCAGTTTATTTGATTCTAACAAGTTTTGCTACAATGATTTTAAATTATGTCGAGAAAAAGATGAATACACAAAAAAATGGATTTGATCAGAAAGCGGGTGAAGCATAA
- a CDS encoding amino acid ABC transporter ATP-binding protein has protein sequence MNSTSIIQINHLKKSFGALKVLNDVEFHCDSGEVITIIGSSGSGKSTLLRCINLLETPDGGEILYHGKDILKGEINLNTHRSKVGMVFQSFNLFNNKTVLENCMIGQIKVLKRSKEEAKEKAMYYLRKVGMEAFANSSSTQLSGGQKQRVAIARALCMDPEVLLFDEPTSALDPEMVGDVLDVMKQLAEEGLTMIVVTHEMQFAHDISSRVIFMDKGIIAEQGTPQQIFENPQQERTKEFLQRYRISSQK, from the coding sequence ATGAATTCTACAAGTATTATTCAAATTAATCACTTGAAAAAAAGCTTTGGAGCTTTAAAAGTATTGAATGATGTTGAATTTCATTGTGATAGCGGGGAAGTTATTACGATTATTGGTTCCAGTGGTAGTGGGAAAAGTACATTGCTTCGCTGTATCAATCTGCTGGAGACACCAGATGGAGGAGAAATTCTTTATCATGGAAAAGATATTTTAAAAGGAGAAATTAATTTAAATACGCATCGTTCCAAGGTAGGGATGGTATTTCAGTCTTTCAATCTTTTCAATAATAAAACTGTTTTGGAAAATTGTATGATTGGACAGATTAAAGTTTTAAAAAGAAGTAAAGAAGAGGCAAAAGAAAAAGCCATGTATTACTTGAGAAAAGTAGGAATGGAAGCATTTGCTAATTCCAGCTCTACACAGCTTAGCGGAGGACAGAAACAGCGTGTTGCGATTGCCAGAGCATTGTGTATGGATCCTGAGGTTTTATTGTTTGATGAACCAACAAGTGCACTAGATCCAGAAATGGTTGGTGACGTTCTTGATGTAATGAAACAGCTTGCTGAAGAAGGTTTAACAATGATCGTTGTTACTCATGAAATGCAGTTTGCACATGATATCAGTTCCCGTGTAATCTTTATGGATAAAGGGATTATTGCGGAACAGGGAACTCCTCAGCAAATTTTTGAAAATCCACAACAGGAAAGAACGAAAGAGTTCTTGCAGCGTTATCGTATAAGCAGTCAAAAATAA